The Diaphorobacter ruginosibacter genome contains a region encoding:
- a CDS encoding YjfI family protein, with product MEPKLEPKTSAHYQRLHRQRLREQGLVKKEVWILPQYGQALQRLERLMRLPGAHPESLAFDHKEGDMESSTHPYWNIHSLAEDLQRSALAEGGRLQVEVLEGADASLLVTLPDFGDLPVHLALSGDQLVVEAFLWSAADVADRAGLNEQILRLQKLFPHATLALEPLGSEGEGYVMFSAMRATSSSDDIICEILALADSVIQVTEALAGYLPRAQQA from the coding sequence ATGGAACCGAAACTGGAACCGAAAACCTCGGCACATTACCAGCGTTTGCACCGTCAGCGGCTGCGCGAGCAGGGGCTGGTGAAGAAAGAGGTGTGGATCCTGCCGCAGTACGGGCAAGCCCTGCAGCGGCTGGAGAGGTTGATGCGCCTGCCCGGGGCGCATCCCGAGTCTTTGGCTTTTGACCACAAGGAGGGTGACATGGAATCGAGCACACATCCGTACTGGAACATTCACAGCCTTGCAGAAGACCTGCAACGCTCCGCGCTGGCCGAAGGCGGCCGCCTGCAGGTCGAGGTGCTGGAAGGCGCCGACGCGAGCCTGCTGGTCACGCTGCCGGATTTCGGTGACCTGCCCGTGCACCTTGCGCTCTCGGGCGACCAGCTCGTCGTGGAGGCGTTCCTCTGGTCGGCGGCGGACGTCGCCGACCGCGCCGGCCTCAACGAGCAGATCCTGCGCCTGCAGAAGCTCTTTCCCCATGCGACGCTCGCGCTCGAGCCGCTGGGCTCGGAAGGCGAAGGCTACGTGATGTTCTCGGCCATGCGCGCCACGAGCAGCAGCGACGACATCATCTGCGAAATCCTGGCGCTGGCCGACAGCGTGATCCAGGTGACCGAGGCGCTCGCCGGCTATCTGCCGCGCGCCCAGCAGGCCTGA
- a CDS encoding PspA/IM30 family protein: MAVWNKLVTALRGAAHEAGEAVTDSQALRILDQEIRDADNDLNKSKEALAEIMAKQKLAASRLQATQLKIGEYEGYALKALETNDETLALEVAGKVSLLEAQQAEEESQLAAYTQSVDELRHAIQAATTNIKRLKQQADTVKATESVQRAQATVAGRYTGSQSRVQNALDSLERIKQKQAERGARLQSAAELAREGSEDALDAKLRAAGITPQQGNAQSVLERLKAQKASAGKSA, translated from the coding sequence ATGGCAGTCTGGAACAAGCTGGTGACCGCGCTGCGCGGTGCCGCACACGAAGCGGGCGAGGCCGTCACCGACAGTCAGGCGCTGCGCATCCTCGACCAGGAAATCCGCGACGCGGACAACGACCTGAACAAGTCCAAGGAAGCGCTGGCCGAGATCATGGCCAAGCAGAAGCTTGCTGCCTCCAGGCTGCAGGCCACGCAGCTCAAGATCGGTGAATACGAGGGCTACGCGCTCAAGGCGCTCGAGACGAATGACGAGACGCTGGCGCTGGAAGTGGCGGGCAAGGTCTCGCTGCTCGAGGCCCAGCAGGCCGAGGAGGAGTCGCAGCTTGCGGCCTACACGCAGAGCGTGGACGAGCTGCGCCATGCGATCCAGGCGGCCACCACCAACATCAAGCGCCTCAAGCAGCAGGCCGACACGGTGAAGGCCACCGAGAGCGTGCAGCGCGCCCAGGCCACCGTTGCGGGGCGCTATACCGGCTCGCAGTCGCGGGTGCAGAACGCGCTGGATTCGCTCGAACGCATCAAGCAGAAGCAGGCCGAGCGCGGCGCGCGCCTGCAAAGCGCGGCCGAACTTGCGCGCGAAGGCAGCGAGGACGCCCTGGATGCGAAACTGCGGGCTGCGGGCATCACGCCACAACAGGGCAATGCGCAGTCGGTGCTGGAGCGCCTGAAAGCGCAGAAGGCCTCGGCCGGCAAGAGTGCCTGA